Proteins from a genomic interval of Paenibacillus sp. RC334:
- the dapB gene encoding 4-hydroxy-tetrahydrodipicolinate reductase, which translates to MPEQIKVAVVGAAGRMGREVIKLVLQDEELRLVAAVNRTHAGSDAGLLVGLPEAGVAIMEDVEQALLDSRPDVMVDFTGPRFAYAHTALAIKHGVRPVIGTTGFTPEQIDELDKQCREQQIGGLIAPNFSIGVILMMRFAAQAAKYFPHLEIIEYHGDQKLDAPSGTAIKTAELIAEQRQELRQGSPEEEETLEGSRGGYYQGFRIHSVRLPGVFAQQEVIFGGFGQSLKIRQDSYERAGYMPGVKIGIQKVMEQPGLVYGFEHYID; encoded by the coding sequence ATGCCAGAGCAAATAAAAGTGGCTGTCGTTGGAGCAGCCGGTCGTATGGGCCGTGAGGTTATAAAATTGGTTCTCCAGGATGAAGAACTTCGGCTGGTAGCTGCAGTAAACAGAACGCATGCCGGCAGTGATGCCGGCCTTCTCGTCGGACTTCCGGAAGCGGGCGTCGCTATTATGGAGGATGTGGAGCAGGCTTTGCTGGATAGTCGTCCGGATGTCATGGTCGATTTTACAGGTCCTCGTTTTGCGTACGCACATACAGCGCTTGCCATCAAGCATGGCGTTCGTCCTGTTATCGGGACAACGGGATTTACACCGGAGCAAATTGATGAACTGGACAAGCAGTGTCGGGAACAGCAAATTGGCGGTCTGATTGCGCCTAACTTTTCAATAGGCGTTATTTTGATGATGCGGTTTGCGGCTCAAGCTGCTAAATACTTCCCTCATTTGGAGATTATCGAATATCACGGCGATCAGAAATTGGACGCGCCATCGGGAACGGCAATTAAGACCGCAGAACTGATCGCTGAGCAGCGGCAGGAGTTGCGTCAAGGGAGCCCGGAGGAGGAGGAAACACTCGAAGGATCACGCGGCGGCTACTACCAAGGGTTCCGTATCCACAGTGTCCGTCTTCCGGGTGTATTCGCACAACAGGAAGTTATTTTCGGAGGATTTGGACAATCCCTCAAAATTCGTCAGGACTCCTACGAACGGGCAGGCTACATGCCCGGAGTCAAGATCGGTATTCAAAAGGTAATGGAGCAACCTGGACTTGTATATGGATTTGAGCATTACATTGATTAA
- the mgsA gene encoding methylglyoxal synthase — MFKIAFIAHDRKKDEMVNFITAYEHVFTGHQLYSTGTTGLRIMEQTKLQIHRYMSGPLGGDQQIGAMVAQNDMDLIIFLRDPLMAQPHEPDISALLRLCDVQGIPLATNVATAEILVKALDRGDFAWRELVHKYKPGIDQQDDIK, encoded by the coding sequence ATGTTCAAGATTGCATTTATAGCGCATGACCGCAAAAAAGATGAAATGGTTAACTTTATAACCGCGTATGAGCATGTTTTTACAGGACATCAATTGTATTCAACAGGTACAACGGGTCTGCGCATTATGGAGCAAACGAAGCTTCAAATTCACCGTTACATGTCAGGACCGCTCGGAGGGGACCAGCAAATCGGGGCCATGGTCGCGCAAAATGATATGGATCTGATCATCTTCCTGCGTGATCCGCTAATGGCACAGCCGCATGAGCCGGATATTAGTGCACTGCTGCGTCTGTGTGACGTGCAGGGTATTCCTTTGGCGACCAATGTTGCGACTGCTGAAATATTGGTCAAGGCGCTGGATCGGGGCGATTTTGCTTGGCGTGAGCTGGTACATAAATATAAACCGGGCATTGATCAGCAGGATGATATAAAATGA
- a CDS encoding CCA tRNA nucleotidyltransferase: MKINTWQYADPEMAIHGKEVIHTLTTAGYEAYWVGGCVRDELLGRAIHDMDMTTSAEPEQVIALFPHVIPTGIQHGTVTVMQGGHPFEVTTFRTESGYTDHRRPTEVAFVKDIREDLMRRDFTMNAIAMDEHGKRVDPFGGEADLRAAIVRCVGRAEERFEEDGLRMLRCIRFASVFRFRIAYNTWKGMIRRKEGLRYIAMERVRAELEKMLAGPDPLRGLEMLGRSGLLARTKVPVPWEQCEAQALSGMVELPEELRWGLLLLSCRLTSEATDELLRAWTFSNAVRLRLVHLLEWERELTDSAVGIADSSTSVEGEGINDEALRRSWIRLLIKWGRDTSSDWLELYKTLPASFRELPPQAEKHVARMAELAEAWTKQTAVVRIKDLNITGNELVQAMNRPGGPWLGQTMERILLATACGDIPNETEALLQEAKRVMSSE, encoded by the coding sequence GTGAAAATAAACACTTGGCAATATGCTGACCCGGAAATGGCTATTCATGGAAAGGAAGTCATTCATACACTAACCACAGCTGGCTACGAGGCTTACTGGGTCGGCGGTTGTGTGCGGGATGAACTATTAGGACGCGCTATTCATGATATGGATATGACCACATCGGCTGAACCGGAACAGGTCATAGCACTGTTCCCCCATGTCATTCCGACTGGAATTCAGCATGGGACGGTTACGGTGATGCAGGGTGGGCATCCGTTCGAGGTGACCACTTTTCGAACAGAGAGCGGTTATACCGATCATCGCCGTCCGACAGAAGTCGCTTTCGTGAAGGATATCCGTGAAGATCTGATGCGGCGGGATTTCACGATGAACGCGATTGCAATGGATGAGCATGGGAAAAGGGTGGATCCGTTCGGAGGGGAAGCCGATTTACGCGCCGCTATTGTTCGTTGTGTGGGACGAGCCGAGGAACGTTTCGAAGAGGACGGACTGCGAATGCTGCGTTGCATTCGTTTTGCCTCCGTATTCCGGTTCCGTATAGCCTACAACACATGGAAAGGCATGATCCGTCGTAAAGAGGGACTTCGTTACATTGCGATGGAACGTGTGCGGGCTGAGCTGGAAAAGATGCTGGCAGGACCGGACCCGTTGCGTGGACTGGAAATGCTGGGTCGCAGCGGCTTGCTCGCTCGTACGAAGGTTCCCGTTCCCTGGGAACAATGTGAAGCACAGGCGCTCAGCGGGATGGTAGAACTGCCGGAAGAACTGCGATGGGGTTTGCTGCTGCTGTCTTGCAGACTTACCTCGGAGGCAACGGACGAGCTGCTAAGGGCATGGACTTTCTCCAACGCTGTACGTTTGCGGCTGGTACATCTGTTAGAATGGGAGCGTGAGCTAACGGACAGTGCTGTTGGGATAGCAGACAGTTCCACTTCAGTGGAAGGTGAAGGAATCAACGATGAAGCGCTACGCCGTAGTTGGATTCGACTGTTAATTAAGTGGGGACGGGATACCTCGTCAGACTGGCTTGAGCTTTACAAGACACTGCCTGCTTCGTTCCGCGAATTACCGCCACAGGCAGAAAAGCATGTAGCGAGAATGGCTGAACTGGCAGAAGCGTGGACGAAGCAAACCGCAGTCGTTCGTATCAAAGATTTAAATATTACAGGAAATGAACTGGTTCAGGCGATGAATCGACCGGGTGGTCCTTGGCTGGGTCAGACGATGGAACGAATTTTGCTGGCTACCGCCTGCGGAGATATTCCAAATGAAACAGAAGCTTTGCTTCAAGAAGCGAAACGGGTGATGAGTAGTGAATAA
- the bshA gene encoding N-acetyl-alpha-D-glucosaminyl L-malate synthase BshA, translating to MNDKLKIGITCYPSLGGSGVVATELGKLLAEKGHEVHFIANSIPFRLGGEFQKNIFYHEVEVNDYYVFRYPPYDLSLATKMAQVAQMKNLDVLHVHYAVPHAVCAYLAKEMVGDHLKVVTTLHGTDITVLAQDESLKDLIRLAINKSDAVTAVSKDLIRETIDALEITRPIDLTYNFVDKRVYYPRDAAALRRDFAQPNEKIMMHISNFRPVKRVGDVLDIFERVQRKVPAKLLLVGEGPDLPKIRCKIESLGLQDKVFFLGKQDQIAEVISMADVLLLPSEKESFGLVALEAMACGVPTIGSEAGGVPELVVHGSTGYLAEIGNTERMAEYAVQLLSDEAMAERFREACLVRARTVFCDTLITRQYEEIYFRVLGREVPDLKPISV from the coding sequence TTGAATGACAAATTGAAAATCGGAATTACCTGCTATCCGTCGTTGGGCGGTTCCGGCGTAGTGGCTACAGAGCTGGGCAAGCTGCTTGCCGAAAAAGGGCATGAGGTCCATTTTATTGCCAACAGTATTCCGTTTAGATTAGGCGGGGAATTCCAAAAAAATATTTTTTATCATGAGGTTGAGGTTAACGACTATTACGTATTCAGATATCCGCCTTATGATCTGTCGCTGGCGACCAAAATGGCTCAGGTCGCACAAATGAAAAATTTGGATGTACTTCATGTTCACTATGCCGTACCGCATGCGGTATGTGCTTATTTGGCCAAAGAAATGGTGGGCGACCATCTCAAAGTGGTAACCACGCTTCACGGCACGGACATTACGGTGTTGGCGCAGGATGAATCGTTGAAGGATCTAATCCGGCTAGCGATCAACAAAAGTGACGCGGTAACAGCGGTTTCGAAAGATTTGATTCGGGAGACGATAGATGCGCTGGAGATTACACGCCCTATTGATTTGACCTACAATTTTGTGGATAAACGAGTGTATTATCCGCGGGATGCAGCTGCGCTACGGAGAGATTTTGCCCAGCCTAATGAAAAGATTATGATGCACATTTCAAACTTCCGTCCGGTCAAAAGAGTGGGAGACGTGCTGGATATATTTGAAAGAGTGCAACGAAAAGTACCTGCAAAGCTGCTGCTGGTTGGGGAAGGACCCGACCTTCCAAAAATTCGCTGCAAAATCGAAAGCTTGGGCTTGCAGGATAAGGTTTTCTTTTTGGGCAAGCAGGATCAGATTGCTGAAGTGATTTCCATGGCGGATGTGCTGCTGCTTCCATCGGAAAAAGAAAGCTTTGGACTGGTTGCACTGGAAGCGATGGCTTGTGGAGTACCAACGATTGGTTCCGAGGCAGGAGGAGTGCCTGAGCTGGTTGTTCACGGAAGTACAGGTTATCTTGCTGAAATCGGCAATACCGAGAGGATGGCGGAATATGCGGTGCAGCTGTTATCGGACGAAGCGATGGCAGAGCGTTTTCGTGAAGCCTGTCTGGTGCGGGCTCGTACCGTATTCTGTGATACGCTGATTACCCGTCAATATGAAGAAATATATTTCCGTGTGTTGGGACGCGAGGTGCCGGATCTTAAACCGATCAGCGTTTAA
- the panD gene encoding aspartate 1-decarboxylase — protein MFRTMMKSKIHRATVTEANLNYVGSITIDEDLMETSDLLENEKVQIVNNNNGARLETYVIPGPRGSGVICLNGAAARLVQPGDTVIIISYASMSNEEAKTYKPTVVFVDEHNKPAQTANKEVHATIM, from the coding sequence ATGTTTAGAACGATGATGAAATCCAAAATTCACCGGGCGACGGTTACTGAAGCCAACCTTAACTATGTGGGTAGTATTACCATTGATGAGGATTTGATGGAGACCTCTGATCTGCTGGAGAATGAAAAGGTTCAAATTGTGAACAATAACAATGGAGCTCGACTGGAAACTTACGTTATTCCCGGACCGCGTGGTAGCGGCGTAATTTGTCTCAACGGCGCAGCAGCGCGTCTGGTGCAGCCTGGGGATACAGTCATTATTATTTCCTACGCTTCTATGTCGAATGAAGAGGCCAAAACATACAAACCGACCGTTGTATTCGTCGATGAACATAATAAACCGGCCCAAACGGCCAACAAGGAAGTACACGCCACGATCATGTAA
- the panB gene encoding 3-methyl-2-oxobutanoate hydroxymethyltransferase encodes MAGKQALNIVKVKKMKQEGIPLSMLTAYDYPSAKIAEEAGIDMILVGDSLGNVVLGYDSTIPVTLDDIVYHSRAVARGAEHTFIVADMPFMTYHSSVSESLQGIRRLMQEGHAHAVKLEGGAEIADVVKATVQAGVPVLGHIGLTPQSVNQLGGYRIQGKDEADARRLMADAKALEQAGAFGIVLELVTEEVAAAISKELSIPTIGIGAGRGCDGQVLVYHDLIQYASPYYNKRFVKTYADVGGLIRSSIEQYVSDVKGRAFPAKEHVFSADDSVVEALYGHKKEQAKVQEQEEQAKEKVESRS; translated from the coding sequence ATGGCAGGCAAGCAAGCACTGAATATTGTGAAAGTGAAAAAAATGAAGCAGGAGGGCATTCCGCTCAGTATGCTGACCGCCTATGATTATCCCTCGGCTAAAATAGCCGAAGAGGCGGGAATTGACATGATTCTCGTGGGCGACTCGCTGGGCAACGTCGTTCTCGGCTATGATTCGACCATTCCCGTAACACTGGATGACATCGTATATCATTCCCGAGCGGTAGCCAGAGGCGCGGAGCATACGTTTATCGTAGCGGATATGCCGTTTATGACATATCACAGCAGCGTATCGGAAAGCCTTCAGGGGATCCGCCGGCTGATGCAGGAAGGACACGCGCATGCTGTCAAATTGGAGGGCGGTGCAGAGATTGCCGACGTCGTAAAAGCGACTGTTCAGGCAGGCGTACCTGTACTTGGTCATATCGGTCTTACACCACAGTCGGTCAATCAGCTTGGCGGCTACCGCATTCAAGGCAAGGACGAAGCGGACGCACGGCGGCTGATGGCAGACGCCAAGGCGCTGGAGCAGGCGGGTGCCTTTGGCATCGTGCTGGAGCTGGTGACTGAGGAAGTGGCAGCGGCTATTTCCAAAGAACTGTCTATTCCGACCATCGGAATTGGTGCAGGACGCGGATGTGACGGTCAGGTGCTTGTTTATCACGATCTGATTCAATATGCTTCGCCTTATTACAACAAACGTTTTGTCAAAACCTATGCCGATGTCGGCGGCTTGATTCGTAGCAGCATTGAGCAGTATGTGAGCGATGTAAAGGGACGAGCCTTCCCGGCTAAAGAGCATGTGTTCAGCGCCGACGACAGCGTTGTAGAGGCTCTCTACGGACACAAGAAAGAGCAGGCAAAGGTGCAGGAACAAGAGGAACAGGCTAAGGAAAAGGTGGAATCTCGGTCATGA
- the panC gene encoding pantoate--beta-alanine ligase: protein MIIVREVAQLRQAVAERRQLGANGEKAEYGSATTQQHKVGFVPTMGYLHEGHASLMHKAREMADTVVLSIFVNPIQFGPNEDLDSYPRDEERDLEVARREGVDIVFLPTVAEMYPQPTRTKIRVSSLTDRLCGASRPGHFDGVTTVVAKLFNMVGPDLAFFGMKDAQQVAVLQQMVTDLNMNVTIVPCPIVREADGLALSSRNVYLSAEQREQALVLSHSLRKVREVSEDVVQNTFTILQLYQMVESTITSSPLADIDYIEILTFPGLDPLPPKQRLSDVEEDIIVALAVKFGKTRLIDNMRIQKAEVLSHV from the coding sequence ATGATTATCGTAAGAGAAGTGGCTCAGCTTCGACAGGCAGTTGCTGAACGTCGGCAGCTTGGTGCAAACGGAGAAAAAGCGGAATACGGTTCTGCTACTACACAGCAACATAAAGTCGGCTTTGTGCCGACGATGGGGTATTTGCATGAAGGCCATGCGAGTCTAATGCACAAAGCGCGTGAAATGGCAGATACGGTGGTACTCAGCATTTTTGTAAACCCGATTCAATTCGGGCCTAATGAAGATCTCGACAGCTACCCCCGCGATGAAGAGCGTGATTTGGAGGTGGCGCGGCGTGAAGGTGTGGATATCGTATTTTTGCCAACTGTAGCAGAAATGTATCCGCAGCCAACCCGTACGAAAATTCGCGTATCCTCTTTAACGGATCGGTTATGTGGTGCTTCACGTCCAGGGCATTTTGACGGTGTGACCACCGTGGTTGCCAAGCTTTTTAATATGGTAGGTCCTGATCTGGCCTTCTTCGGCATGAAGGACGCGCAGCAGGTAGCGGTGCTCCAGCAGATGGTGACCGACCTCAATATGAATGTCACCATCGTTCCTTGCCCCATCGTCAGAGAGGCCGACGGTTTGGCCCTCAGCTCGCGTAATGTGTATTTGAGCGCGGAACAGCGGGAGCAGGCGTTGGTACTGTCACATTCACTGCGTAAGGTGCGTGAAGTGAGCGAAGATGTTGTGCAGAACACGTTTACGATCCTTCAGTTATACCAGATGGTGGAGTCCACCATTACTTCTTCACCTTTGGCAGACATTGACTACATTGAAATCTTAACCTTTCCCGGTCTGGATCCCCTTCCTCCCAAGCAGCGGCTAAGCGATGTTGAAGAAGACATCATTGTAGCGCTGGCTGTAAAGTTTGGGAAAACCCGACTGATTGATAATATGAGAATACAGAAGGCGGAGGTGCTTTCCCATGTTTAG
- a CDS encoding biotin--[acetyl-CoA-carboxylase] ligase codes for MNNHERLLGILEENTSDYVSGEEISRRLSVSRTAVWKQINKLRELGYNIEASSRRGYRIVSRPDRLEVSKLAYMLNTQSFGQRIVVLDSTVSTQQDAMRLAEEGAQQGTVVLAEEQTAGRGRLGRKWFSPRGKGIWMSIVLRPSQPLAFTPQLTLLTGVAVCRAIRRLTGVEAGIKWPNDLLVHGRKVCGILLESATEDQRVRYCIAGIGIDVNLNTEDYPEELSRLGTSLKIEAGREIDRTALIAAVLEEMEQLCALYADQGFQPVAMLWEALSVTMNRFVRAHTGQGKAVEGTVVGLDPSGALVVETEQGERIQVVSGDIQLQV; via the coding sequence GTGAATAATCATGAAAGACTGTTAGGCATACTGGAGGAAAATACATCAGATTATGTATCCGGGGAGGAAATCAGCCGCCGCCTCTCGGTGAGCCGTACAGCCGTATGGAAGCAGATCAACAAGCTGCGTGAGCTGGGCTACAACATTGAAGCTTCCTCGCGTAGGGGTTATCGGATTGTGTCCCGCCCTGATCGACTGGAAGTCTCTAAACTGGCATATATGCTAAATACCCAATCGTTCGGACAACGTATAGTTGTGCTGGACTCGACGGTCTCTACCCAGCAGGATGCGATGCGTCTGGCAGAAGAGGGTGCACAGCAGGGGACGGTAGTTCTGGCGGAGGAACAGACGGCGGGCCGGGGACGTTTGGGCCGAAAGTGGTTTTCACCTCGGGGCAAAGGCATCTGGATGAGCATTGTGTTGCGACCAAGCCAGCCCTTGGCCTTCACTCCACAGTTAACGCTGCTTACAGGCGTAGCGGTATGCAGAGCCATTCGTCGGTTGACGGGTGTGGAAGCTGGCATCAAGTGGCCGAATGATCTGCTTGTTCATGGTCGCAAAGTGTGCGGTATTCTGCTGGAATCTGCAACAGAGGATCAACGGGTCCGCTACTGTATTGCAGGTATCGGCATTGATGTTAATTTAAATACAGAGGATTACCCGGAAGAGCTGTCACGGTTGGGGACATCCCTGAAAATAGAGGCTGGTCGCGAAATCGATCGTACTGCATTGATTGCCGCCGTGCTGGAAGAGATGGAGCAGCTATGTGCGTTATATGCGGATCAGGGCTTTCAGCCTGTAGCTATGCTGTGGGAGGCGCTATCCGTGACGATGAATCGCTTCGTGCGGGCGCATACCGGACAAGGAAAAGCGGTGGAAGGTACAGTCGTCGGTTTGGACCCTTCGGGAGCGCTGGTGGTTGAAACGGAGCAAGGAGAGCGAATTCAGGTCGTTTCCGGTGATATACAATTGCAGGTGTAA
- a CDS encoding tetratricopeptide repeat protein has translation MKAEEYVQKAYQCILQNDFEQAVEWFEKAISAQPDHAEHYFRCSVTYARSGRIEQALAYAGDAVRLAPQQDEYVLHLHTLEARQQTEKARKMLDVDRATPQVRRDAILLLERAIALDPLCGDAFMLLALVYDEMNEYKLAVQAAREAAALFPHNEQLANLMKKLCQQMNEQI, from the coding sequence ATGAAGGCGGAGGAATACGTTCAGAAAGCTTATCAGTGTATTTTACAGAACGATTTTGAGCAGGCCGTGGAATGGTTTGAAAAAGCGATTTCCGCCCAGCCTGATCATGCGGAGCATTATTTCCGCTGTTCGGTCACCTACGCCCGCAGTGGGCGGATAGAGCAAGCGCTTGCTTATGCGGGCGATGCAGTTCGTCTGGCTCCGCAGCAGGATGAATATGTGTTGCATTTGCATACGCTGGAGGCCAGACAGCAGACGGAGAAAGCCAGAAAAATGCTGGATGTCGACAGAGCTACGCCACAGGTGCGCAGAGATGCAATCCTGCTGCTTGAACGGGCGATTGCCCTTGATCCGCTATGTGGTGACGCTTTTATGCTACTTGCATTGGTTTATGATGAAATGAACGAATATAAGCTGGCCGTGCAGGCTGCTCGTGAGGCGGCTGCGTTGTTTCCTCACAATGAACAGCTTGCCAATCTCATGAAGAAGTTATGCCAGCAAATGAATGAACAGATCTAG
- the bshB1 gene encoding bacillithiol biosynthesis deacetylase BshB1 — protein sequence MTLDILIFGAHADDAEIGMGGTIAKHTAAGIRVGVCDLTRAEMSSNGDVDTRMAEAEEASKVLGLAGRTNLGLPDRGLYVTPENVAAVTAEIRRHAPKIVFAPYWEDRHPDHVMCSKLVEEAVFNAKLRRFNPEQPAVLVEQLYFYFINDIGRTDLIVDITEHVEAKEQALLSYASQFQAATGKDTVSTPLNQGYVERVKARDSLLGQRKLISYAEGFASKTPHLVKLFT from the coding sequence ATGACACTGGACATATTGATTTTTGGAGCTCATGCTGATGATGCTGAAATTGGTATGGGAGGCACGATTGCCAAGCATACAGCCGCTGGTATAAGGGTGGGCGTATGTGATTTGACGCGTGCGGAAATGTCATCCAATGGCGATGTAGATACCCGCATGGCAGAAGCCGAGGAGGCTTCAAAAGTGCTGGGCCTTGCTGGGCGGACGAATCTGGGACTGCCTGATCGAGGTTTGTACGTGACACCTGAGAATGTAGCCGCAGTGACCGCGGAAATTCGGCGTCATGCGCCGAAAATCGTATTTGCTCCCTACTGGGAGGATCGACACCCGGATCATGTCATGTGCAGCAAGCTGGTAGAAGAAGCGGTGTTTAACGCCAAGTTACGTCGATTTAATCCGGAACAGCCTGCGGTACTGGTCGAGCAGTTATATTTTTATTTCATTAATGATATCGGCAGAACGGATCTGATTGTGGACATCACGGAGCATGTTGAAGCCAAGGAGCAGGCATTACTAAGCTATGCTTCCCAATTTCAGGCTGCAACGGGTAAAGACACGGTATCCACGCCATTAAACCAGGGGTATGTTGAGCGTGTAAAAGCCCGGGATTCGCTGTTGGGTCAGCGTAAGCTGATTTCGTATGCAGAGGGCTTTGCGTCCAAAACGCCTCATCTGGTTAAGCTATTCACATAA
- a CDS encoding tetratricopeptide repeat protein, with translation MFQHVFAEMNSMLDDIVKHYPSAQGSRRQELLQHWSLLRRMSDGIMDEWLAFEEKMVRLRTAGFSAESGMSDTELSEKELPEKELPAFNRGQGYYRLLMYPEAIRQFEQVLQHFPNSWQSRMYMGMAYFQLEDTAEAVSHFQKVLHLTEQTGLKAVIYNALGCLMAKQADVEEAQKCFALAHQFDPALPEPLHNMEACLSGAEMLRYDSSMMTWL, from the coding sequence ATGTTCCAGCATGTATTCGCAGAAATGAACAGCATGTTAGATGATATCGTGAAGCATTACCCATCAGCCCAGGGCTCCCGCAGGCAGGAGTTGCTACAGCACTGGAGTTTGCTGCGGAGAATGAGTGACGGAATTATGGATGAATGGCTGGCCTTTGAGGAAAAAATGGTTCGACTGCGGACTGCTGGTTTTTCCGCTGAGTCCGGTATGTCTGACACGGAGCTATCTGAAAAGGAACTGCCTGAAAAGGAGTTGCCAGCCTTTAATCGGGGTCAAGGGTATTACCGACTGCTTATGTATCCTGAGGCCATCCGTCAGTTTGAACAGGTGCTACAGCATTTTCCAAACAGCTGGCAGAGCCGTATGTATATGGGGATGGCGTATTTTCAACTGGAGGATACAGCGGAGGCTGTGAGCCATTTTCAGAAGGTGCTGCACCTGACAGAGCAGACCGGGCTGAAAGCGGTCATCTATAATGCTTTGGGCTGTCTTATGGCGAAGCAGGCTGATGTAGAGGAGGCGCAAAAATGTTTTGCTCTCGCGCATCAGTTCGATCCTGCGTTACCCGAGCCGCTGCACAATATGGAAGCCTGTTTGTCCGGTGCCGAAATGCTTCGGTACGACAGCTCCATGATGACCTGGCTATAG